The following nucleotide sequence is from Dehalococcoidia bacterium.
GCGAGTGGCTAGATGATTACACTCACCGTAAACGGCAAGCCTCGCGAGGCCGAAGGGCCGGTCAACCTCAAGCGTTACCTGGTCGACATCGGCATAACCCAGACAGCTATCGCTGTCGCTCATAACGGGACGGTCATTCCCCGAACCGAAATCGAGTCGGTCACACTGGAAGACGGCGACTCACTGGAGATCGTACGTGCAGTCGGCGGTGGCTAGGTAGTTCTATCTAACCGGCCAGCGGCTTGCGTGCAGATATCACCACTGCAAACGGGACTCGCTCGAGCCGCTCCTTATGGTCAGCCCAGTACCGACCTGCGTAGGGAGACTCAGCCACTCTATCCGGCCCGAGTGGATAGGGT
It contains:
- the thiS gene encoding sulfur carrier protein ThiS; amino-acid sequence: MITLTVNGKPREAEGPVNLKRYLVDIGITQTAIAVAHNGTVIPRTEIESVTLEDGDSLEIVRAVGGG